One window from the genome of Methylophaga thalassica encodes:
- the bioC gene encoding malonyl-ACP O-methyltransferase BioC: MSEYRPDKKRVAQSFSAAAEHYDDVAVLQRQTADELLERLSYITIEPQTILDLGAGTGRNLSLLQKRYPHAQLVAVDIAPQMLKQAEKRYRHDQGIKRWLPNQPRLQALAGDAEAIPLADNSVDLIYANLALQWCDPKRCFSEIFRVLKPQGLLMFTSLGPDTLTELRQAWAEVDTYPHVNLFYDMHDVGDAMTASGLADCVLDMEPYTLSYNDAMSVMRDLKILGARNVNEGRRRGLTGKQLMQKVISSYETFRQADGLPASYEVIFGHAWKLAQSGQCRADDDSVYIPISEIKRL; this comes from the coding sequence ATGAGTGAATATCGTCCCGATAAAAAAAGAGTGGCACAGTCATTTTCTGCCGCCGCCGAACATTACGATGATGTGGCTGTGTTACAAAGGCAAACAGCCGATGAGTTATTAGAGCGCTTGTCATATATCACTATTGAACCTCAGACCATACTGGATTTGGGAGCGGGCACCGGACGTAATTTATCGTTATTACAAAAGCGCTATCCTCATGCACAACTTGTGGCGGTTGATATTGCACCGCAAATGTTAAAACAGGCCGAAAAGCGTTATCGGCATGATCAGGGTATTAAACGCTGGTTACCAAATCAGCCACGTTTACAGGCATTAGCCGGTGATGCCGAAGCCATTCCACTAGCCGATAACAGTGTCGATCTGATCTATGCCAATCTGGCATTACAGTGGTGTGATCCCAAACGTTGTTTCAGTGAAATCTTTCGGGTGTTGAAACCTCAAGGGCTATTGATGTTTACCAGTCTGGGGCCGGATACCTTGACGGAGTTGCGTCAGGCTTGGGCTGAAGTCGATACCTATCCACATGTGAATTTATTTTACGATATGCATGATGTGGGCGATGCGATGACAGCCAGTGGCTTAGCTGATTGTGTGCTGGATATGGAACCTTACACATTAAGTTACAACGATGCGATGAGTGTGATGCGCGATTTGAAAATCCTTGGTGCTCGTAATGTAAATGAAGGCCGTCGTCGCGGACTGACTGGAAAGCAACTAATGCAAAAAGTGATTTCCTCGTATGAAACATTTCGCCAAGCTGACGGTTTACCTGCCAGCTATGAAGTCATTTTTGGTCATGCATGGAAATTAGCTCAATCAGGTCAATGCCGAGCTGATGACGACAGTGTTTATATTCCGATCAGTGAGATCAAACGATTATGA
- a CDS encoding SIR2 family protein — translation MNPHIKNALLNGRLVLLFGAGASIGCRNSLGQTPPLGWDLAKILAEEIGEEFSDEDLSDVYAAAKEVLGDQVHRIFEKHYKHCTPSNEFKELLKYPFFRIYTLNIDDGFEKAAHQIPNLKFNVKNRDDNITEVDQFYQTLDYIKLNGDVNHPSKGFIFSAQEYAKGSSGEPLWYSELAKDYHKYTFIFIGTKLKESLFFHQIEKYKAKTKSNDLKSYILIPSLTGIQKKSLQASNIEHLEGKLSDFTDWLEGEFDEPPTSVDVVINTRPELNFEPKEKTKYLSLFSGVTPVNRSSLALIDSDSSRSKIRNFYKGFKPTWLDILDNVPASLSDVERFYNAVLENSNASELELHILFGSAGCGKTTALKQLALRVADQGLRNVYFIEEYKDNFQELVTELDHRHDKAYYLFIERIGDVAPQIAEIIKSAKSTKAIFISSENPKIWKTRVKEHLGEYLTSSTDISHINSDDADLILEKLERFGNWTRLSKLSPKNRKIELIRKSKRQLLIGLIETTSGEGYNEIIQKDYKGITCDSERALLLLAGLATTQRVPANEATLTRALSYLNLNPNVHQLASQMDGIVTYTNGSVTTRHRVYIERLFNLYVPQKELLKIIDSYIRAFSVYQFPIVKNISRNEASIYKHLVNAKSLKRILKNDKDSVLSVYEEYEKTFENEGLFLLQYGLALRSFEENQQAFEKLRIAHDAFPESPHIEHALAQQRIILACMETDETVAMAHFSEAETVLNRLNSANVSAFDRYPIITLSEGHVKVLDNLGYTKEAKIMAKQYHDRISKNKNLESNYRLSQTVSDLAKFYLTGKWPERTHSDLVS, via the coding sequence TTGAATCCTCATATTAAAAATGCATTACTAAATGGAAGGCTAGTACTTTTATTTGGTGCTGGAGCATCCATCGGTTGTAGAAATAGTCTTGGGCAAACACCACCTCTGGGTTGGGATTTAGCCAAAATACTCGCAGAAGAAATCGGGGAAGAATTCTCAGATGAAGATTTGTCAGATGTTTATGCTGCGGCTAAGGAAGTTTTAGGAGATCAGGTTCATAGGATTTTTGAAAAACACTATAAACACTGCACGCCATCGAATGAGTTTAAGGAGCTTTTAAAGTATCCGTTTTTTAGAATCTATACATTGAACATTGACGATGGTTTCGAAAAAGCAGCCCATCAAATACCAAACCTAAAATTCAATGTAAAAAATAGAGATGACAATATTACTGAGGTAGATCAATTCTATCAGACACTTGACTATATAAAGCTCAATGGAGATGTAAACCACCCATCAAAAGGTTTTATATTTTCTGCACAGGAGTATGCAAAAGGCTCTTCAGGTGAACCGCTCTGGTATAGTGAGCTAGCTAAAGATTATCATAAATATACCTTTATATTCATAGGAACCAAGCTTAAAGAATCACTATTCTTCCATCAAATTGAAAAATATAAAGCTAAAACTAAAAGTAACGACTTAAAAAGTTACATCTTAATTCCTTCTCTTACAGGTATTCAGAAGAAAAGTCTGCAAGCTTCTAATATTGAACACTTAGAAGGAAAGCTAAGTGATTTTACAGATTGGCTTGAAGGTGAATTTGACGAACCACCGACAAGTGTAGACGTAGTTATAAATACCCGTCCAGAATTAAACTTTGAGCCTAAAGAGAAAACTAAATATTTATCATTGTTTTCAGGCGTAACACCGGTAAACAGATCTTCTTTAGCATTAATAGACTCTGATAGCTCAAGGTCAAAAATCAGAAACTTTTATAAGGGCTTTAAGCCCACATGGCTGGACATACTAGATAATGTTCCAGCCAGCTTATCTGATGTAGAACGGTTCTATAATGCTGTTTTAGAAAATTCCAATGCAAGTGAGCTTGAATTGCATATTCTGTTTGGATCTGCAGGATGTGGTAAAACCACAGCTCTAAAACAACTTGCATTAAGAGTCGCAGACCAAGGGTTGCGAAATGTATATTTTATTGAAGAGTATAAAGATAATTTCCAAGAGCTTGTGACAGAACTCGACCACAGACATGATAAGGCATATTATTTATTTATTGAAAGAATTGGTGATGTCGCCCCTCAGATAGCAGAAATAATAAAATCAGCCAAATCTACAAAGGCTATTTTCATCAGTTCTGAAAACCCCAAAATATGGAAAACGAGAGTAAAAGAACACCTGGGTGAATACTTAACATCTTCAACAGATATATCTCATATCAACTCTGATGATGCTGATTTGATTTTAGAAAAACTAGAGCGCTTCGGTAACTGGACTCGGTTATCCAAGCTGTCACCTAAAAATAGGAAAATAGAATTAATTAGAAAGTCAAAAAGACAACTTCTAATCGGTTTAATAGAGACGACTTCTGGTGAAGGATATAATGAAATAATACAAAAGGATTACAAAGGAATAACATGCGATTCAGAGAGAGCATTGTTGCTGCTGGCTGGTTTAGCTACTACACAACGAGTTCCCGCAAATGAAGCCACATTAACCAGAGCACTGTCATATTTAAACTTAAATCCTAATGTGCATCAACTCGCCTCTCAAATGGATGGCATTGTTACTTATACTAACGGGAGTGTTACAACTCGGCACAGAGTTTATATTGAGCGATTGTTTAATCTTTATGTTCCTCAAAAAGAGTTACTGAAAATAATAGACTCTTATATAAGAGCATTTTCAGTTTACCAATTTCCTATTGTTAAAAATATATCTAGGAATGAAGCGTCTATATACAAGCATCTTGTTAATGCAAAATCGTTAAAGCGCATTCTTAAAAACGATAAAGACAGTGTTCTTTCTGTTTATGAGGAATATGAAAAGACATTCGAGAATGAAGGCCTATTCCTACTTCAATATGGATTGGCCTTAAGGTCATTTGAGGAAAATCAACAAGCTTTCGAAAAGCTTAGAATAGCACATGATGCATTTCCTGAATCACCGCATATTGAACACGCCCTCGCACAGCAGAGAATTATTTTAGCTTGTATGGAAACGGATGAAACTGTAGCTATGGCTCATTTTTCCGAGGCTGAAACAGTTCTCAATAGATTGAATTCTGCAAATGTTAGTGCTTTTGACAGGTATCCGATAATTACTTTGTCTGAGGGTCATGTAAAAGTGCTAGACAACCTCGGGTACACTAAAGAAGCAAAAATAATGGCTAAGCAATACCATGATAGAATTAGTAAGAACAAAAATCTCGAATCTAATTATCGCCTATCTCAAACCGTAAGCGATCTTGCAAAGTTTTATCTAACAGGAAAGTGGCCAGAACGCACCCATTCTGATTTAGTGAGTTAG
- the bioD gene encoding dethiobiotin synthase: MTSTHFFITGTDTEVGKTFISVGLVSLLQQQGYKTVGMKPIASGCEWLDGQWKNEDALALIKQSQSDLAYSLINPYAFEPAIAPHIAAEREGVTLSIANIKGNYDLIAEQADAVIVEGAGGWYVPLNTESTMADLAVELQLPVILVVAIKLGCINHALLTVAAIEQQGLKLAGWVANHVAEQSESTEMIETLTSRIDAPCLGVVPYLNSHQSAASFLRLPE; encoded by the coding sequence ATGACCAGCACACATTTTTTTATAACAGGTACAGATACTGAAGTAGGGAAGACATTCATCAGTGTGGGCTTGGTATCTCTACTGCAACAACAAGGCTATAAAACAGTTGGCATGAAGCCGATTGCCAGCGGTTGTGAGTGGTTAGATGGGCAGTGGAAAAATGAGGATGCACTCGCATTAATCAAACAAAGCCAGTCAGATTTAGCTTATTCACTGATCAACCCTTATGCCTTTGAACCGGCTATTGCCCCTCATATTGCGGCTGAGCGTGAGGGGGTAACACTCTCTATTGCCAACATTAAAGGCAATTATGATTTGATTGCTGAACAAGCAGACGCAGTCATTGTGGAGGGTGCGGGTGGCTGGTATGTACCACTAAACACAGAAAGCACTATGGCCGATCTTGCTGTTGAACTTCAATTGCCGGTAATTTTGGTAGTGGCAATTAAACTAGGTTGTATTAATCATGCCTTATTGACTGTGGCAGCCATTGAACAACAAGGTCTCAAACTGGCTGGCTGGGTGGCGAATCATGTTGCTGAACAATCAGAATCAACTGAAATGATAGAGACCTTAACAAGCCGAATTGATGCCCCCTGCTTGGGAGTGGTCCCTTATCTTAATAGCCACCAGTCGGCGGCCAGTTTCCTGCGACTACCTGAATAA